A stretch of the Agromyces larvae genome encodes the following:
- a CDS encoding alanine racemase, which produces MPLSVADLDDIRISPADTGLPARAAGLTVGEFLDTEPTLDEFWTPLLVLDDAALRANARAIQSWCDERGLELMPHGKTTMAPALWRLQLDAGATGLTLATPGQVRTARAFGVASVMLANALVAPAALAWAAAELADPGFELRVWADSIDTVDAMETGLGGLGDLPRPIDVLVELGAPGGRTGARTLDEARRLAERIAASPVLRLAGTAGYEGALGHDRSTGAVAAVRGYLADLVRLHETIAGLADGDLLLTAGGSAYLDFVAEAFAAPAAQTPGTRRVLRSGASLVHDEGFYRGISPIDDRLTPAMRGLARVVSHPEPGLALLDGGKRDFPYDEGLPVPLTLAGASATALNDQHTFLRAASGARDATGALDVAVGDVVELGLSHPCTAFDKRRLIPVVERFGSDRVVALVRTFF; this is translated from the coding sequence GTGCCGCTATCCGTGGCCGACCTCGACGACATCCGCATCAGCCCGGCCGATACCGGCCTGCCGGCTCGCGCCGCGGGCCTCACCGTCGGCGAGTTCCTCGACACCGAACCGACGCTCGACGAATTCTGGACCCCGCTGCTCGTGCTCGACGACGCCGCGCTCCGCGCGAACGCGCGGGCCATCCAGTCGTGGTGCGACGAGCGCGGCCTCGAGCTCATGCCGCACGGCAAGACCACCATGGCGCCCGCACTGTGGCGGCTGCAGCTCGATGCCGGTGCGACGGGGCTCACCCTCGCCACGCCCGGGCAGGTGCGCACCGCCCGCGCGTTCGGCGTGGCATCCGTCATGCTCGCGAACGCGCTCGTCGCACCGGCCGCGCTCGCCTGGGCGGCCGCGGAACTGGCCGATCCCGGCTTCGAACTGCGGGTCTGGGCCGACTCGATCGACACCGTCGACGCGATGGAGACAGGCCTCGGCGGGCTCGGCGACCTGCCGCGGCCGATCGACGTGCTCGTCGAGCTCGGCGCCCCCGGCGGACGCACGGGCGCACGCACCCTCGACGAGGCGCGGCGCCTCGCCGAACGCATCGCTGCGTCGCCCGTGCTGCGGCTCGCCGGCACCGCCGGCTACGAGGGGGCGCTCGGACACGACCGGTCGACCGGCGCGGTCGCCGCCGTGCGCGGCTACCTCGCCGACCTGGTGCGACTGCACGAGACGATCGCCGGCCTCGCCGACGGCGACCTGCTGCTCACCGCGGGCGGCAGCGCCTACCTCGACTTCGTCGCCGAGGCGTTCGCAGCGCCCGCCGCGCAGACGCCCGGCACCCGGCGCGTGCTGCGTTCGGGTGCCTCGCTCGTGCACGACGAGGGCTTCTACCGCGGCATCTCGCCCATCGACGACCGGCTCACGCCCGCCATGCGCGGCCTCGCGCGGGTCGTCTCGCACCCCGAGCCCGGGCTTGCGCTGCTCGACGGCGGCAAGCGCGACTTCCCGTACGACGAGGGGCTGCCCGTGCCGCTGACGCTCGCCGGAGCCTCCGCGACCGCGTTGAACGACCAGCACACATTCCTCCGCGCCGCCTCCGGCGCGCGCGACGCGACGGGCGCGCTCGACGTCGCCGTCGGCGACGTCGTCGAGCTCGGGCTCTCGCACCCGTGCACCGCGTTCGACAAGCGCCGACTCATCCCCGTCGTCGAGCGGTTCGGCAGCGACCGGGTCGTCGCGCTCGTGCGGACGTTCTTCTGA
- a CDS encoding N-acyl-D-amino-acid deacylase family protein translates to MRVLIAGVVAVDGEASASDPVDVVVDDGRIAAVTARGEASDRAVDVRIDGGGRMLVPGFVDAHSHALGRLGDPDVQLGLLRQGITTVIGGQDGVGVAPGDGGYASEYFAAIDGPHPGYPGGGVGELLAALDGASPVNGAYLVPAGTVRFEVMGRSTDAAGPRELAAMRRLVADGLADGAVGLSTGLDYVPGRFASTDEMTELAREVAAVGGVVASHLRGGYESGSAEGVAELAAIARGSGAAVHVSHFHAEPEIVTGLMDALRDDGVDATFDAYPYTRGCSLLSMPLLPPDLSVRPTGEVVAAIADPVVRARLLDEWFPSVVEYPSLGPDWPSMLTFGHIAAPAYDWAHGRTIAAAAGRAGTTPAELVLDVLAAARLEVNVVMAVRSDRSDTHLARILAHPAAIGGSDGIWVGKHPHPRARGTFARYPGLLVDELGWGGAAALCSTRAVDRFGLGDRGRVRVGAVADLALVDPDRIADRATYEHPLAVADGIDDVLVAGVPVLRHGELTGATPGRGIRHRR, encoded by the coding sequence ATGCGCGTGCTCATCGCCGGGGTCGTGGCGGTCGACGGCGAGGCATCCGCATCCGACCCCGTCGACGTCGTCGTCGACGACGGGCGCATCGCGGCGGTCACGGCGCGCGGCGAGGCATCCGACCGGGCCGTCGACGTCCGCATCGACGGCGGCGGGCGGATGCTCGTGCCCGGCTTCGTCGATGCGCACTCGCACGCGCTCGGTCGCCTCGGCGACCCCGACGTGCAGCTCGGGCTGCTGCGCCAGGGCATCACCACCGTCATCGGCGGGCAGGACGGCGTCGGCGTCGCGCCCGGCGACGGCGGCTACGCGAGCGAGTACTTCGCCGCGATCGACGGGCCGCACCCCGGCTACCCGGGCGGCGGCGTGGGCGAACTCCTCGCCGCGCTCGACGGTGCGTCGCCGGTGAACGGCGCGTACCTGGTTCCGGCGGGCACGGTGCGCTTCGAGGTGATGGGGCGATCCACGGATGCCGCGGGGCCGCGCGAGCTCGCCGCGATGCGCCGGCTCGTGGCCGACGGGCTCGCCGACGGCGCGGTGGGGCTCTCGACGGGGCTCGACTACGTGCCCGGGCGATTCGCCTCGACCGACGAGATGACCGAACTGGCGCGCGAGGTCGCCGCCGTCGGGGGCGTCGTGGCCTCGCACCTGCGCGGCGGCTACGAATCGGGGTCCGCCGAGGGCGTCGCCGAGCTCGCGGCGATCGCGCGCGGCTCGGGTGCGGCGGTGCACGTGTCGCACTTCCACGCCGAGCCCGAGATCGTCACCGGGCTGATGGACGCCCTGCGCGACGACGGGGTGGATGCCACGTTCGACGCGTACCCGTACACGCGCGGCTGCTCGCTGCTGTCGATGCCGCTGCTGCCGCCCGACCTCTCGGTGCGCCCGACCGGCGAGGTGGTCGCGGCGATCGCCGACCCGGTCGTGCGGGCGCGACTGCTCGACGAATGGTTCCCGAGCGTCGTCGAATACCCGAGCCTCGGGCCCGACTGGCCGTCGATGCTCACCTTCGGGCACATCGCCGCACCCGCGTACGACTGGGCGCACGGGCGCACGATCGCCGCCGCGGCCGGGCGCGCCGGCACGACGCCCGCCGAGCTTGTGCTCGACGTGCTCGCCGCCGCCCGGCTCGAGGTGAACGTCGTCATGGCCGTGCGCTCCGACCGCTCCGACACCCACCTCGCGCGGATCCTCGCGCACCCCGCCGCGATCGGCGGATCGGACGGCATCTGGGTGGGGAAGCATCCGCACCCCCGCGCCCGCGGGACGTTCGCCCGGTATCCGGGCCTGCTCGTCGACGAGCTCGGCTGGGGCGGTGCCGCGGCGCTGTGCTCGACCCGCGCCGTCGACCGCTTCGGCCTCGGCGACCGCGGGCGCGTGCGCGTCGGCGCCGTCGCCGACCTCGCCCTCGTCGACCCCGACCGCATCGCCGACCGGGCCACGTACGAGCATCCGCTCGCGGTCGCCGACGGCATCGACGACGTGCTCGTGGCCGGGGTCCCCGTGCTGCGCCACGGCGAGCTGACCGGAGCGACGCCCGGTCGCGGCATCCGTCACCGTCGCTGA
- a CDS encoding RidA family protein, whose translation MPKTAVTLSNAPKPAGPYSHGVVANGFLFTAGFGPQDPATGQVVEGGVAEQTRQVLRNIGAVLAEHDLTFDDVVKVTAHLEDLADFAEYNTAYAEFFSEPFPVRTTVGSRLANILVEIDVVAALPQPTGL comes from the coding sequence ATGCCGAAGACCGCCGTCACCCTCTCGAACGCACCGAAGCCCGCCGGGCCGTACAGCCACGGCGTCGTCGCGAACGGATTCCTGTTCACCGCCGGATTCGGGCCGCAAGACCCGGCCACCGGGCAGGTCGTCGAGGGCGGAGTCGCCGAGCAGACCCGGCAGGTGCTGCGCAACATCGGCGCGGTGCTCGCCGAGCACGACCTCACGTTCGACGACGTCGTGAAGGTCACCGCGCACCTCGAAGACCTCGCCGACTTCGCCGAGTACAACACCGCCTACGCCGAGTTCTTCAGCGAACCGTTCCCCGTGCGCACGACGGTGGGGTCGCGGCTGGCGAACATCCTCGTCGAGATCGACGTCGTCGCGGCCCTGCCGCAGCCGACCGGTCTGTAG